A single window of Pseudomonas lijiangensis DNA harbors:
- a CDS encoding histone-like nucleoid-structuring protein, MvaT/MvaU family, whose translation MSCLAEFRKLEQQLAVQLSELETLKNDSGLEKEIEFETKLRDLLPKYNFSLRDVISILDPQASSRKGTTVVADAKITRKMRSVKVYKNPHSGEIVETKGRNHKTLKEWKSQYSSDEVESWVNR comes from the coding sequence ATGTCCTGTCTCGCAGAGTTTCGCAAGCTTGAGCAACAACTGGCAGTACAGCTTTCCGAACTGGAAACGCTGAAAAACGATAGTGGTCTGGAGAAAGAAATCGAATTTGAAACCAAGCTACGAGATTTGCTGCCTAAGTACAACTTCAGCTTAAGGGACGTCATCAGCATCCTTGATCCACAGGCCAGTAGCCGCAAAGGCACCACCGTGGTTGCGGATGCGAAAATCACTCGCAAGATGCGTTCGGTGAAGGTCTATAAGAATCCACACAGCGGCGAAATCGTTGAGACCAAAGGCAGGAATCATAAGACGCTGAAAGAATGGAAAAGCCAGTACAGTAGTGATGAAGTCGAGTCTTGGGTAAACCGTTAA
- the dapC gene encoding succinyldiaminopimelate transaminase, with translation MNNAMQQLQPYPFEKLRALLGSVTPNPDKRPVALSIGEPKHRSPEFVAKALADNLDQMAVYPTTLGIPALREAIAGWCNRRFNVPEGWIDPARNVLPVNGTREALFAFTQTVVNRSDDGLVVSPNPFYQIYEGAAFLAGAQPHYLPCLSENGFNPDFDAVTPDIWKRCQILFLCSPGNPTGALIPLPTLKKLIALADEYDFVIAADECYSELYFDEQTPPPGLLTACAELGRQDFKRCVVFHSLSKRSNLPGLRSGFVAGDADILKAFLLYRTYHGCAMPVQTQLASIAAWNDEEHVRANRDLYREKFDAVLEILAPVLDVQRPDGGFYLWPNVGKDDAEFCRDLFADQHVTVVPGSYLSREANGVNPGAGRVRLALVAPLAECIEAAERIRAFITR, from the coding sequence ATGAACAACGCCATGCAACAGCTTCAGCCTTACCCGTTCGAGAAGCTTCGCGCCCTGCTCGGCAGCGTGACGCCCAACCCGGACAAGCGCCCCGTGGCCTTGTCCATCGGCGAGCCGAAGCATCGTTCACCCGAGTTCGTCGCCAAGGCCCTGGCCGACAACCTCGATCAAATGGCGGTCTATCCGACGACACTGGGTATCCCGGCACTGCGCGAAGCCATTGCCGGCTGGTGCAACCGTCGTTTCAATGTGCCAGAAGGCTGGATCGACCCGGCGCGCAACGTACTGCCGGTCAACGGCACCCGCGAAGCGCTGTTTGCCTTCACTCAGACCGTGGTCAACCGCAGCGACGATGGCCTGGTGGTCAGCCCCAACCCGTTCTATCAGATCTACGAAGGCGCGGCATTCCTGGCCGGCGCTCAGCCGCACTACCTGCCTTGCCTGAGCGAAAACGGTTTCAATCCCGACTTCGATGCTGTCACACCTGATATCTGGAAGCGCTGCCAGATCCTGTTCCTGTGCTCGCCCGGCAACCCGACCGGCGCGCTGATCCCGCTGCCGACCCTGAAAAAGCTGATTGCCCTGGCCGACGAATACGATTTCGTGATCGCGGCGGACGAGTGCTACAGCGAGCTGTACTTCGACGAGCAGACTCCTCCGCCCGGCCTGCTCACCGCCTGCGCCGAACTGGGCCGCCAGGACTTCAAGCGTTGCGTGGTCTTCCACAGCCTGTCCAAGCGCTCCAACCTGCCTGGCCTGCGTTCGGGCTTCGTGGCCGGCGACGCCGACATCCTCAAGGCTTTCCTGCTGTACCGCACCTACCACGGCTGCGCCATGCCGGTTCAAACCCAACTGGCCAGTATCGCAGCCTGGAATGACGAAGAACACGTACGCGCCAACCGCGACCTGTATCGCGAGAAGTTCGACGCAGTCCTGGAAATCCTCGCCCCCGTGCTGGATGTCCAACGCCCGGATGGTGGTTTCTACCTGTGGCCAAACGTGGGCAAGGACGACGCCGAATTCTGCCGCGACCTGTTCGCCGACCAGCATGTAACGGTTGTGCCGGGCTCCTACCTGTCCCGCGAAGCCAATGGCGTCAACCCTGGCGCAGGCCGCGTACGTCTGGCACTGGTTGCACCGCTGGCCGAATGCATCGAAGCCGCCGAGCGGATTCGCGCCTTTATCACTCGCTGA
- a CDS encoding [protein-PII] uridylyltransferase translates to MPQVDPDLFDRGQFQAELALKASPIAAFKKAIRKARDVLDERFREGRNIRRLIEDRAWFVDNILQQAWDQFDWSEDADIALLAVGGYGRGELHPYSDIDLLILLDSADHEVFRESIERFLTLLWDIGLEVGQSVRSVDECAQEGRADLTVITNLMESRTIAGPEHLRQRMLEVTSTQHMWPSKDFFLAKRAEQKTRHHKYNDTEYNLEPNVKGSPGGLRDIQTILWVARRQYGTLNLRALAGEGFLLESENNLLASSQEFLWKVRYALHMLAGRSEDRLLFDYQSSIAGLLGYQDSDAKLAIERFMQKYYRVVMSIAELSDLIIQHFEEVILVEDDGSSTQPINSRFQLHDGYIEATKPNVFKRTPFAMIEIFVLMAQRPEIKGVRADTIRLLREHRHLINDDFRNDIRNTSLFIELFKCEQGIHRNLRRMNRYGILGLYLPEFGHIVGQMQHDLFHIYTVDAHTLNLIKHMRRLQYADVAEKFPLASKLMARLPKPELAYLAGLYHDIGKGRGGDHSELGAVDAEAFGIRHHLPAWDTRLIVWLVSNHLVMSTTAQRKDLSDPQVIHDFAQFVGDEVHLDYLYVLTVADINATNPTLWNSWRASLLRQLYTETKRALRRGLENPVDREEQIRRTQIAALDILVRNGIDPDDVEQLWSALGDDYFLRHTAGDVAWHSDAILQQPADGGPLVLIKETTQREFEGGTQIFIYAPDQHDFFAVTVAAMDQLNLNIHDARIITSSSQFTLDTYIVLDNDGGSIGDNPERTRQIRDGLTEALRTPDNYPTIIKRRVPRQLKHFAFAPQVTIHNDAQRPVTVLELLAPDRPGLLARIGKIFLEFDLSLQNAKIATLGERVEDVFFITDANNQPLSDPQLCSRLQEAIAKQLSVNSEPDSSLRISI, encoded by the coding sequence ATGCCGCAGGTGGATCCCGATTTGTTCGACCGCGGCCAGTTCCAGGCCGAACTGGCCCTGAAGGCAAGCCCCATCGCCGCTTTCAAGAAAGCCATCCGCAAAGCGCGTGACGTGCTCGACGAGCGCTTTCGTGAAGGCCGGAATATACGCCGCCTGATCGAGGATAGGGCCTGGTTCGTGGATAACATCCTGCAACAGGCCTGGGATCAGTTCGACTGGAGCGAAGATGCCGACATCGCCCTGCTGGCGGTGGGCGGCTACGGTCGTGGTGAACTGCATCCTTATTCGGACATCGACCTGCTGATCCTGCTGGACAGCGCCGATCACGAAGTCTTTCGCGAATCCATCGAGCGTTTCCTGACCCTGCTGTGGGACATCGGCCTTGAAGTCGGGCAAAGCGTGCGCTCTGTGGATGAGTGCGCCCAGGAAGGCCGAGCCGACCTGACCGTCATCACCAACCTGATGGAAAGCCGCACCATCGCCGGCCCCGAGCATCTTCGCCAGCGGATGCTGGAAGTCACCAGCACGCAACATATGTGGCCGAGCAAGGACTTCTTCCTGGCCAAGCGCGCCGAACAGAAGACCCGGCACCACAAGTACAACGATACCGAATACAACCTGGAGCCCAACGTCAAAGGCTCCCCCGGCGGCCTGCGGGACATCCAGACCATCCTCTGGGTCGCCCGGCGCCAATACGGCACCCTGAACCTGCGCGCACTGGCGGGAGAAGGTTTCCTGCTGGAAAGCGAGAACAACCTGCTCGCCTCTTCCCAGGAATTCCTCTGGAAAGTGCGCTACGCCCTGCACATGCTGGCCGGGCGTTCCGAAGACCGGCTGCTGTTCGATTACCAGAGCAGCATCGCCGGCCTGCTGGGCTATCAGGACAGCGATGCGAAGCTGGCCATCGAACGCTTCATGCAGAAGTACTACCGCGTGGTCATGAGCATCGCCGAGCTGAGCGACCTGATCATCCAGCACTTTGAAGAAGTCATTCTGGTGGAGGATGACGGCAGCAGCACGCAGCCGATCAATTCACGCTTCCAGTTGCATGACGGTTATATCGAAGCCACGAAGCCGAACGTCTTCAAGCGCACGCCGTTCGCCATGATCGAAATCTTCGTGCTGATGGCTCAACGCCCGGAGATCAAGGGCGTGCGAGCCGACACGATTCGCCTGCTGCGCGAACACCGCCACCTGATCAACGACGATTTCCGCAACGATATCCGCAACACCAGCCTGTTCATTGAGCTGTTCAAGTGCGAGCAAGGCATCCACCGCAACCTGCGCCGGATGAACCGCTATGGAATCCTGGGCCTGTACCTGCCCGAATTCGGCCATATCGTGGGGCAGATGCAGCATGACCTGTTCCACATCTATACGGTGGATGCGCACACGCTGAACCTGATCAAGCACATGCGTCGGCTGCAATACGCCGATGTGGCCGAGAAATTCCCGCTGGCCAGCAAGCTCATGGCGCGCCTGCCCAAACCGGAACTCGCCTATCTGGCCGGCCTGTACCACGACATCGGCAAGGGACGCGGTGGCGACCACTCCGAACTGGGTGCCGTGGATGCCGAGGCCTTCGGCATACGCCACCATCTGCCCGCATGGGACACGCGTCTGATTGTCTGGCTGGTCAGCAACCATCTGGTGATGTCTACCACTGCGCAGCGCAAGGATCTTTCCGACCCTCAGGTCATCCATGACTTCGCGCAGTTCGTCGGCGACGAGGTGCATCTGGATTACCTCTATGTGCTGACGGTCGCCGACATCAACGCAACCAACCCGACGCTCTGGAACTCCTGGCGCGCCAGCCTGTTGCGCCAGCTGTATACCGAAACCAAGCGGGCATTGCGCCGCGGACTGGAAAACCCGGTCGACCGCGAAGAACAGATTCGTCGCACGCAGATTGCCGCCCTGGACATTCTGGTGCGCAACGGCATCGACCCGGACGATGTGGAACAGCTCTGGTCAGCCCTGGGTGACGATTACTTCCTGCGCCATACCGCTGGCGATGTGGCCTGGCACAGCGATGCCATCCTGCAGCAGCCTGCCGATGGCGGCCCGCTGGTATTGATCAAGGAAACCACCCAGCGCGAGTTCGAGGGCGGCACCCAGATTTTCATCTATGCACCGGACCAGCATGATTTCTTCGCTGTGACCGTGGCCGCGATGGACCAGTTGAATCTGAACATCCATGACGCCCGCATCATTACGTCCAGCAGCCAGTTCACCCTCGACACCTATATCGTGCTGGACAACGATGGCGGCTCGATCGGCGACAATCCCGAACGAACCCGGCAAATCCGTGACGGCCTGACCGAAGCGCTGCGCACCCCGGACAACTACCCGACCATCATCAAGCGTCGTGTACCGCGCCAGCTCAAGCATTTCGCCTTCGCGCCCCAGGTGACCATCCACAACGATGCGCAACGCCCGGTGACCGTGCTGGAACTGCTGGCCCCCGACCGTCCGGGACTGCTGGCACGCATCGGCAAGATTTTTCTGGAGTTCGACCTGTCCCTGCAAAACGCCAAGATCGCGACCCTGGGTGAGCGAGTGGAAGACGTGTTTTTCATCACCGACGCCAACAATCAACCCCTGTCCGATCCTCAGTTATGCAGCCGCCTGCAAGAAGCCATCGCCAAGCAATTGAGTGTCAATTCAGAGCCGGACAGCAGTTTGCGGATCAGTATTTAA
- the map gene encoding type I methionyl aminopeptidase, which translates to MTVTLKTPEDIEKMRIAGRLAAEVLEMITPHVKPGVTTEELDRICHDYIVNEQQAIPAPLNYKGFPKSICTSINHVVCHGIPGEKQLKNGDTLNIDVTVIKDGYHGDTSKMFHVGKVPEWAERLSKITQECLYKAIEIVRPGTRLGDIGSVIQKHAEKNGFSVVREFCGHGIGKVFHEEPQVLHYGEAGKGLELLEGMTFTIEPMINQGRADTKILGDGWTAITKDRKLSAQWEHTILVTADGYEIFTLRSDDTIARTSA; encoded by the coding sequence ATGACCGTGACCCTCAAGACTCCAGAAGACATCGAAAAGATGCGCATTGCCGGTCGACTGGCCGCCGAAGTGCTGGAAATGATCACCCCCCACGTCAAGCCCGGTGTCACCACCGAAGAGCTCGACCGCATCTGCCACGATTACATCGTCAACGAGCAACAGGCCATTCCCGCGCCGCTCAACTACAAAGGCTTCCCCAAGTCGATCTGCACCTCGATCAACCATGTGGTCTGCCACGGCATTCCCGGCGAAAAGCAGCTCAAGAACGGCGACACCCTGAATATCGACGTCACCGTCATCAAGGACGGCTATCACGGCGACACCAGCAAGATGTTCCACGTCGGCAAGGTGCCAGAGTGGGCCGAGCGCCTGTCGAAGATCACCCAGGAATGCCTGTACAAAGCCATCGAGATCGTCCGTCCGGGCACGCGCCTGGGGGATATCGGTTCGGTGATCCAGAAGCACGCCGAAAAGAACGGCTTTTCCGTCGTTCGTGAATTCTGCGGCCACGGCATCGGCAAGGTCTTTCACGAAGAGCCGCAGGTACTGCATTATGGCGAAGCAGGCAAAGGCCTCGAGCTGCTTGAAGGCATGACCTTCACCATCGAGCCGATGATCAACCAGGGTCGCGCCGACACCAAGATTCTAGGCGACGGCTGGACCGCCATCACCAAGGACCGCAAACTCTCGGCACAATGGGAGCACACGATTCTGGTGACCGCCGACGGCTATGAGATTTTCACCCTGCGCAGCGACGATACCATCGCGCGGACATCAGCCTGA
- the rpsB gene encoding 30S ribosomal protein S2 → MSQVNMRDMLKAGVHFGHQTRYWNPKMGKYIFGARNKIHIINLEKTLPMFNEALTFVERLAQGKNKILFVGTKRSAGKIVAEEAARCGSPYVDHRWLGGMLTNFKTIRQSIKRLRELEVQAEDGTFAKLTKKEALMRTRDLEKLDRSLGGIKDMGGLPDALFVIDVDHERIAITEANKLGIPVIGVVDTNSSPEGVDYIIPGNDDAIRAIQLYMGSMADAVIRGRNNVAGGTDVYVEEAPAAAAVEG, encoded by the coding sequence ATGTCCCAAGTCAATATGCGCGATATGCTGAAGGCCGGTGTGCACTTCGGTCACCAAACCCGTTACTGGAATCCGAAAATGGGTAAGTACATTTTCGGCGCGCGTAACAAGATTCACATCATCAACCTTGAAAAAACCCTGCCAATGTTCAACGAAGCTCTGACTTTCGTTGAGCGCCTGGCTCAGGGCAAAAACAAGATTCTGTTCGTCGGCACCAAGCGTTCCGCTGGCAAGATCGTTGCTGAAGAAGCAGCACGTTGCGGTTCGCCGTACGTCGATCACCGCTGGTTGGGCGGCATGCTGACCAACTTCAAGACCATCCGTCAGTCGATCAAACGTCTGCGCGAGCTGGAAGTACAGGCTGAAGACGGTACTTTCGCCAAGCTGACCAAGAAAGAAGCCCTGATGCGCACCCGTGATCTGGAAAAACTGGATCGCAGCCTGGGTGGTATCAAGGACATGGGCGGTCTGCCTGACGCACTGTTCGTTATCGACGTTGATCACGAGCGCATTGCTATCACCGAAGCCAACAAGCTGGGCATCCCGGTCATCGGCGTAGTCGATACCAACAGCAGCCCGGAAGGCGTTGACTACATCATCCCAGGCAACGATGACGCAATCCGCGCTATCCAGCTGTACATGGGTTCGATGGCTGACGCTGTTATCCGTGGTCGCAACAATGTCGCTGGCGGCACCGACGTATACGTCGAAGAAGCTCCAGCTGCAGCAGCTGTAGAAGGCTGA
- the tsf gene encoding translation elongation factor Ts: MAEITAALVKELRERTGEGMMDCKKALTKAGGDIEKAIDDMRASGAIKAAKKAGNVAAEGAIGVKVGADGKAAVIIEVNSQTDFLALQDDFKNFVNSSIEKAFADKLTDAAPLIEAQEAERTALVAKVGENVNIRRLARIEGDVVNAYLHGNKIGVVVALKGGDAELAKDIAMHAAASNPEFLLPSEVSAEAIEREKGVFLQLNEDKIKGKPAEIVEKMVSGRITKFLAEASLVEQAFVKNPEITVGALAKKAGAEIVSFTYFKVGEGIEKPVDNFAEEVAAQVAASQK, from the coding sequence ATGGCAGAGATTACTGCAGCGTTGGTCAAAGAACTGCGCGAGCGTACCGGCGAAGGCATGATGGATTGCAAAAAGGCCTTGACCAAGGCTGGCGGCGACATCGAAAAAGCCATCGACGACATGCGTGCTTCCGGCGCCATCAAGGCTGCCAAGAAAGCAGGCAACGTTGCTGCTGAAGGCGCTATCGGCGTTAAAGTCGGTGCAGACGGCAAAGCTGCTGTCATCATCGAAGTCAACTCCCAGACCGACTTCCTGGCTCTGCAGGACGACTTCAAGAACTTCGTGAACAGCAGCATCGAAAAAGCTTTCGCTGACAAGCTGACCGACGCAGCTCCGCTGATCGAAGCTCAGGAAGCCGAGCGTACCGCTCTGGTTGCCAAAGTTGGTGAAAACGTCAACATCCGTCGCCTGGCTCGCATCGAAGGTGACGTGGTCAATGCTTACCTGCACGGCAACAAGATCGGTGTAGTCGTGGCTCTGAAAGGCGGTGACGCCGAGCTGGCCAAAGACATCGCCATGCACGCTGCTGCAAGCAACCCTGAGTTCCTGCTGCCTTCGGAAGTTTCGGCTGAAGCGATCGAGCGCGAGAAGGGCGTCTTCCTGCAACTGAACGAAGACAAGATCAAAGGCAAGCCTGCTGAAATCGTCGAGAAAATGGTGAGCGGTCGTATCACCAAGTTCCTGGCCGAAGCCAGCCTGGTTGAGCAAGCATTCGTCAAGAACCCGGAAATCACCGTCGGTGCTCTGGCGAAGAAAGCTGGCGCTGAAATCGTTTCTTTCACCTACTTCAAAGTGGGCGAAGGCATCGAGAAGCCAGTCGACAACTTCGCTGAAGAAGTTGCTGCTCAAGTAGCTGCAAGCCAGAAGTAA
- the pyrH gene encoding UMP kinase, whose amino-acid sequence MAQQGSGYQARYKRILLKLSGEALMGSEDFGIDPKVLDRMALEVGQLVGIGVQVGLVIGGGNLFRGAALSAAGMDRVTGDHMGMLATVMNALAMRDALERANISAIVMSAISMMGVTDHYDRRKAMRHLNSKEVVIFAAGTGNPFFTTDSAACLRAIEIDADVVLKATKVDGVYTADPFKDPNAEKFDHLSYDEVLDRKLGVMDLTAICLCRDHKMPLRVFNMNKPGALLNIVHGGAEGTLIEEVQQ is encoded by the coding sequence ATGGCTCAGCAGGGCAGTGGTTATCAGGCTCGCTATAAACGCATTCTACTCAAGCTTAGCGGCGAGGCCCTGATGGGGTCGGAAGATTTCGGTATCGACCCCAAGGTACTGGATCGCATGGCGCTGGAAGTCGGCCAGCTGGTGGGTATCGGCGTTCAGGTCGGGCTGGTTATCGGCGGTGGCAATCTGTTCCGTGGCGCAGCCCTGAGTGCTGCCGGTATGGATCGGGTAACGGGCGATCACATGGGCATGCTGGCCACTGTGATGAATGCCCTGGCAATGCGTGACGCGCTGGAGCGTGCCAACATCTCGGCTATCGTGATGTCCGCTATCTCGATGATGGGCGTGACCGATCATTACGATCGTCGCAAGGCCATGCGTCATCTCAACTCCAAGGAAGTCGTCATCTTTGCTGCCGGAACCGGCAATCCGTTTTTCACCACGGATTCGGCTGCCTGCCTGCGAGCGATCGAAATCGATGCCGATGTCGTCCTCAAGGCGACCAAGGTTGATGGCGTCTACACCGCAGACCCGTTCAAGGACCCGAATGCCGAGAAGTTCGATCATCTGTCTTACGATGAAGTGCTGGATCGCAAGCTGGGTGTAATGGATCTGACAGCTATCTGCCTGTGTCGCGATCACAAGATGCCGTTGCGCGTCTTCAATATGAACAAACCCGGCGCCCTGCTGAATATCGTACATGGCGGCGCTGAAGGAACCCTGATCGAGGAAGTTCAACAATGA
- the frr gene encoding ribosome recycling factor — translation MINEIKKDAQTRMQKSLESLAHAFSRIRTGKAHPDILEGVMVPYYGSDTPIKQVANITVKDSRTLQVVAFERNMLGAVDKAIQSSGLGFNPTNLGELLLISMPALTEETRKGFTKQARDAAEDARVAVRNIRRDALSQYKDLVKEKEISEDEERRAADDIQKLTDKFVADIEVAVKQKEADLMAV, via the coding sequence ATGATCAACGAAATCAAGAAAGACGCTCAGACTCGCATGCAGAAGAGCCTCGAGTCGCTGGCGCACGCATTCAGCCGCATTCGTACTGGCAAGGCACACCCGGATATCCTCGAAGGTGTCATGGTGCCTTACTACGGCTCCGATACCCCGATCAAGCAAGTGGCCAACATCACCGTCAAGGACTCCCGGACCCTTCAGGTCGTGGCGTTCGAGCGCAACATGCTGGGCGCGGTCGACAAGGCAATCCAGAGCTCCGGTCTGGGCTTCAACCCGACCAACCTGGGCGAACTGCTGCTGATCAGCATGCCGGCCCTGACCGAAGAAACCCGCAAGGGCTTCACCAAGCAGGCGCGTGACGCTGCCGAAGACGCACGTGTTGCCGTACGCAACATCCGTCGTGACGCGCTGAGCCAGTACAAGGATCTGGTCAAGGAAAAGGAAATCAGCGAAGACGAAGAGCGTCGTGCTGCTGATGACATCCAGAAACTGACCGACAAGTTCGTTGCCGACATCGAAGTGGCGGTGAAGCAGAAAGAAGCAGACCTGATGGCCGTATAA
- the uppS gene encoding polyprenyl diphosphate synthase — translation MEKTKPAASSSVPRHVAIIMDGNNRWAKKRLLPGVAGHKAGVDAVRAVIEVCAEAKVEVLTLFAFSSENWQRPAEEVGALMELFFTALRRETRRLNENGISLRIIGDRSRFHPELQAAMREAEQQTAGNNSFVLQIAANYGGQWDIAQAAQRLSREVQAGHLQPEDITPELLQTCLATGDLPLPDLCIRTGGEHRISNFLLWQLAYAELYFSDLFWPDFKHDAMRAALADFASRQRRFGKTSEQVEAGARV, via the coding sequence ATGGAAAAGACAAAACCGGCCGCATCGTCTTCGGTGCCGCGTCATGTCGCGATTATCATGGATGGTAATAATCGCTGGGCCAAGAAGCGTCTGCTGCCAGGTGTTGCTGGTCACAAGGCAGGCGTTGATGCCGTGCGTGCGGTCATTGAGGTGTGTGCCGAGGCCAAGGTCGAGGTGCTGACGCTGTTCGCGTTCTCCAGCGAAAACTGGCAGCGTCCGGCCGAGGAGGTCGGGGCCTTGATGGAGTTGTTCTTCACGGCCCTGCGGCGCGAAACCCGTCGTCTGAACGAGAATGGCATCAGCCTGCGCATCATCGGTGATCGCTCGCGTTTCCATCCCGAACTTCAGGCGGCCATGCGTGAGGCGGAGCAGCAGACGGCTGGCAACAACAGTTTCGTCCTGCAGATCGCGGCCAATTACGGTGGGCAGTGGGATATTGCCCAGGCTGCCCAGCGTCTGTCCCGCGAGGTTCAGGCCGGGCATCTGCAGCCTGAAGACATCACCCCCGAACTCTTGCAGACCTGTCTGGCAACCGGCGATCTGCCGTTGCCGGACCTGTGCATCCGTACGGGTGGCGAGCACCGCATCAGTAACTTCCTGCTCTGGCAGTTGGCTTATGCCGAGCTGTATTTTTCCGACCTGTTCTGGCCGGACTTCAAACACGATGCCATGCGCGCTGCGCTGGCCGATTTCGCTTCGCGCCAACGTCGCTTCGGTAAAACCAGCGAACAGGTCGAAGCTGGAGCCCGGGTTTAA
- a CDS encoding phosphatidate cytidylyltransferase, giving the protein MLKQRIITALILLPVALCGFFLLKGADFALFIGLVVVLGAWEWARLAGLVAQGMRLAYAAAVALLLFLMYLVPGLAPWILVAAVIWWCAATFLVLTFPDSSDYWASAACKLVIGLLILLPAWQGLILIKQWPLGNGLILAVMVLVWAADIGAYFSGKAFGKRKLAPRVSPGKSWEGVYGGLVVSLLITAGVGISRGWSVSQLIVALLGAAAIVLISVVGDLTESMFKRQAGVKDSSNLLPGHGGVLDRIDSLTAAIPVFAVLLWAADWGVL; this is encoded by the coding sequence ATGCTGAAACAACGGATCATCACTGCGCTCATCCTGCTGCCGGTCGCTCTTTGCGGGTTCTTCCTGCTCAAAGGTGCCGACTTCGCCCTGTTCATCGGTCTGGTCGTGGTGCTGGGTGCGTGGGAATGGGCAAGGCTGGCAGGGCTTGTCGCTCAAGGCATGCGTCTGGCTTATGCCGCTGCGGTCGCCTTGTTGCTGTTTCTCATGTACCTGGTGCCGGGGCTTGCGCCCTGGATTCTCGTCGCGGCGGTTATCTGGTGGTGTGCGGCAACCTTTCTGGTTCTGACATTCCCCGACTCCAGTGATTACTGGGCGAGCGCTGCCTGCAAACTGGTCATTGGTCTGTTGATCCTGCTGCCTGCCTGGCAAGGACTTATCCTTATCAAGCAATGGCCTCTGGGCAATGGATTGATTCTGGCGGTCATGGTGCTGGTATGGGCGGCGGATATCGGCGCCTATTTCTCCGGCAAGGCATTTGGCAAGCGCAAGCTGGCACCCAGGGTCAGTCCGGGTAAAAGCTGGGAAGGTGTTTATGGTGGTCTGGTGGTCAGTCTGCTCATTACTGCTGGCGTAGGTATTTCCCGCGGCTGGTCGGTTTCGCAGTTGATCGTCGCTCTTCTGGGCGCGGCTGCCATCGTCCTGATTTCCGTGGTCGGCGACCTGACCGAAAGCATGTTCAAGCGTCAGGCCGGCGTCAAGGACAGCAGCAACCTGCTGCCCGGTCATGGCGGCGTGCTGGATCGTATCGACAGCCTGACTGCTGCCATTCCGGTTTTTGCCGTGTTGCTCTGGGCTGCTGACTGGGGTGTGCTGTGA